A region of Hydrogenimonas cancrithermarum DNA encodes the following proteins:
- a CDS encoding FIST N-terminal domain-containing protein: protein MKQWSFNFQSEEAFSRFVKENALASKKQLFVQVNCGIIKQESFERVQSALKKELPNAIIAGASSVIQLYEGNVISEQIVLSITSFEKSTLSLFECLLPAEEEASGYSSIVKAMASQIGPDTKGILLLTNTIHFDIEKLISQSNRMFGNIPIFGGIASDNEPFLNFSIFSQNQIYRKEGLIAVFFHGEALQVTCNYFFDWEPIGKEYTVTKAEGRNLYELDGQPLMDVYTKYFGPMNREKLLHISLSHPLIRTSPEFGQVARALLELDGEKGLYTGEFEKGEKVQIGFGHYKRMIGRYEIIPEVYKQIPAEVAWFYICISYRYGYLDILKSSASFYKNSDQLFGLVTFGEFSHRKEKNCFLNFTLTRVALTEDPDARIELNLNEVLLEPKDELLETLSTLVASSSHEIMDLNRHLEQEVKKRTKELADLNAFLEKRIELEVKKNREKDKMLYHQSKLASMGEMINNIAHQWRQPLNIIALVMQDLSLKAQIGNITPGAIAHAEKKINATLKYLSDTIDDFRSFASNGEEYSHPGGFEVCKTIKETIRLISIVLEDEKIKLKLTLPPQESIVKGSPNDLKQILLNLIYNAIDALKERKVETPLIKVEVKYNNKININVRDNAGGIDSEIIDKIFEPYFTTKYQARGTGLGLYMSKMIVEKRLNGKISARNTRRGASFWIELPIMA from the coding sequence ATGAAACAGTGGAGTTTCAATTTTCAGAGTGAAGAGGCGTTTAGTCGTTTTGTCAAGGAGAATGCACTTGCTTCCAAAAAGCAGTTGTTTGTACAGGTCAACTGCGGAATTATAAAACAGGAGAGTTTCGAACGTGTGCAATCGGCCCTGAAAAAGGAGCTTCCAAACGCTATCATCGCAGGTGCGAGCAGTGTCATACAGCTTTATGAGGGAAATGTTATATCCGAACAGATCGTTTTGTCGATTACCTCTTTTGAAAAAAGTACTTTATCGCTTTTTGAGTGTCTTCTCCCGGCTGAAGAGGAGGCCTCGGGTTACAGCTCGATCGTAAAAGCGATGGCATCTCAGATCGGGCCCGATACCAAAGGGATACTTCTCCTTACAAACACCATTCACTTCGACATCGAAAAGCTGATAAGCCAGAGTAATCGTATGTTTGGAAATATTCCGATCTTTGGAGGTATCGCATCGGACAATGAGCCATTTTTGAACTTTTCTATCTTCTCTCAAAATCAGATTTATCGGAAAGAGGGGCTCATCGCTGTGTTTTTTCACGGAGAGGCGCTACAGGTTACGTGTAACTATTTTTTCGATTGGGAACCGATCGGCAAGGAGTACACAGTCACGAAAGCGGAAGGTAGGAATCTTTACGAGCTCGACGGCCAGCCGTTGATGGATGTCTATACCAAATACTTCGGCCCGATGAACAGAGAAAAACTTCTTCATATATCCCTTTCCCATCCCCTCATCCGCACCTCACCGGAATTTGGCCAGGTCGCCCGGGCGCTTCTGGAACTCGATGGAGAAAAAGGACTCTATACGGGTGAGTTCGAAAAGGGAGAAAAAGTCCAAATAGGGTTTGGTCACTACAAGCGAATGATCGGCCGCTATGAAATTATTCCCGAAGTCTACAAGCAAATTCCTGCAGAAGTTGCATGGTTTTACATCTGTATATCCTATAGATATGGATATCTGGATATTCTCAAGTCATCAGCATCATTCTATAAAAATTCAGATCAACTGTTCGGCCTCGTCACATTTGGAGAATTCAGCCACAGAAAAGAAAAAAACTGTTTCCTGAATTTCACATTGACACGTGTCGCATTGACTGAAGATCCAGATGCCAGAATAGAACTCAATCTGAATGAGGTACTTCTGGAGCCGAAAGACGAACTGCTCGAGACATTGTCTACACTTGTCGCTTCCAGTAGTCATGAAATCATGGACCTGAACCGTCATTTGGAACAGGAAGTCAAAAAACGGACAAAAGAGTTGGCAGATTTGAACGCATTTCTCGAGAAGCGTATCGAACTCGAAGTCAAAAAGAATCGTGAAAAAGATAAGATGCTCTATCATCAGTCCAAATTGGCATCCATGGGAGAGATGATAAACAATATCGCCCATCAGTGGCGGCAACCGCTCAACATTATCGCTCTCGTAATGCAGGATCTTTCCCTCAAAGCCCAGATCGGCAACATCACACCGGGGGCGATCGCCCATGCAGAAAAGAAGATCAACGCGACACTAAAATACCTATCCGATACAATCGACGACTTCCGAAGTTTTGCATCCAATGGAGAGGAGTATTCGCATCCTGGAGGTTTTGAAGTCTGTAAAACAATAAAAGAAACCATTCGGCTGATTTCCATTGTATTGGAAGACGAGAAAATCAAATTGAAATTGACACTTCCCCCACAAGAGAGCATTGTAAAAGGCAGCCCCAATGACTTGAAACAGATTCTTTTGAATCTCATTTACAATGCCATAGATGCCTTGAAGGAGCGAAAAGTCGAAACTCCCCTCATCAAGGTCGAAGTCAAATACAACAACAAAATCAATATCAATGTAAGAGATAATGCCGGAGGTATCGATTCAGAGATTATCGACAAAATATTCGAGCCCTATTTTACGACAAAGTACCAGGCAAGAGGGACGGGGCTTGGGCTTTATATGTCGAAAATGATTGTCGAAAAGAGGCTCAATGGGAAGATAAGTGCCCGCAACACGCGTCGCGGGGCTTCATTTTGGATAGAACTTCCGATTATGGCTTGA
- the hisD gene encoding histidinol dehydrogenase, producing MLLIKTTDKNFKESFEELLGRGAMDMEHVASIVGTIIKEIRNEGNEALKRHIAKFDRWEVRFDEDLMVDPVDMKKAYDALDTDLREALHLAYERIKNYHEKQMPKSWIDFDKAGNTLGQKVTPVDRAGLYIPGGKAAYPSSLLMNAIPAIVAGVDEIVVTTPTPDNEINHLLLAAAHLCGIEKMFKVGGASAIAAMAYGTETIPKVDVITGPGNIFVATAKKLVYGDVNIDMIAGPSEIGILADTSAIPEYLAIDLLSQAEHDEMASSILITPSLEQAEAVREVLYMELSKLEREMIARKSIEERGAIIVTETMDEAIELMNKIAPEHLEVMTANPFELLPKIRHAGAIFLGAFTPEPIGDYMAGPNHTLPTGGTAKFYSPLNVENFLKKSSIIAMSEDGINEIGEACALLAKTEGLTAHEKSVRIRLK from the coding sequence ATGCTTTTGATCAAAACTACGGATAAAAATTTTAAGGAGTCGTTCGAAGAGTTGCTCGGACGCGGGGCGATGGATATGGAGCATGTAGCTTCAATTGTCGGAACCATCATCAAAGAGATCCGAAATGAGGGGAACGAGGCGCTCAAAAGGCATATTGCCAAGTTTGACCGCTGGGAGGTTCGATTCGATGAAGATTTGATGGTCGATCCTGTGGATATGAAGAAAGCGTATGACGCACTCGACACTGATCTTCGCGAGGCATTGCACCTTGCCTATGAACGTATTAAAAACTATCATGAAAAACAGATGCCGAAGAGCTGGATCGATTTTGACAAAGCCGGCAACACACTGGGGCAGAAAGTGACGCCTGTTGATCGAGCGGGGCTTTATATTCCGGGAGGAAAGGCCGCCTATCCTAGTTCGCTTTTAATGAATGCGATTCCTGCGATTGTCGCAGGAGTGGATGAGATCGTCGTCACTACGCCTACGCCCGACAATGAGATCAATCATCTCCTTTTGGCTGCTGCGCACCTGTGCGGTATTGAAAAAATGTTTAAAGTGGGTGGGGCGAGTGCAATTGCCGCGATGGCGTATGGAACGGAAACGATTCCAAAGGTGGATGTTATCACCGGACCGGGAAATATTTTTGTCGCAACGGCAAAAAAACTTGTTTACGGCGATGTCAACATCGATATGATCGCGGGACCGAGCGAGATTGGAATTCTTGCCGACACATCGGCGATTCCGGAGTATCTGGCGATCGATCTTCTTTCACAAGCCGAACATGACGAGATGGCGAGTTCGATCCTAATAACCCCTTCCCTCGAACAGGCCGAAGCGGTACGAGAAGTGCTCTATATGGAATTGTCGAAGCTGGAGCGTGAAATGATTGCACGAAAATCGATCGAGGAACGCGGTGCGATCATTGTGACCGAAACGATGGATGAAGCGATCGAACTGATGAACAAGATTGCACCGGAACACCTCGAAGTGATGACAGCCAACCCTTTCGAGCTTCTGCCGAAAATAAGACATGCAGGTGCGATCTTCCTGGGGGCTTTTACCCCTGAACCTATCGGAGACTATATGGCAGGACCGAACCATACACTGCCTACAGGGGGCACTGCAAAATTCTATTCGCCCCTCAATGTCGAAAATTTCTTGAAAAAGTCATCCATTATCGCGATGAGCGAAGATGGAATCAACGAAATCGGAGAAGCGTGTGCTTTGCTTGCCAAAACCGAAGGGTTGACGGCGCACGAGAAATCAGTGCGTATCCGTCTCAAATAG
- a CDS encoding response regulator, producing MIDNDIVKIANETKKLNALVVEDEKEANELMVSTFSNFFNSVDSAMNAEDALAIYKAKKPDVVFIDIILPGMDGLELARKIREINPDQIIVIISASNDMSKISEAIKIGVDSFIQKPIDSNKIIDLLKNINQTIAKRKKIETKTFSITLPMDLYDRVHADAKVERISKNAMIIRALKSFYDIKP from the coding sequence ATGATAGACAACGATATCGTCAAGATCGCCAACGAGACCAAAAAATTGAATGCTCTGGTCGTCGAGGATGAGAAAGAGGCGAACGAGCTGATGGTCTCGACCTTCAGCAACTTTTTCAATTCTGTAGATTCAGCGATGAATGCGGAAGATGCTCTGGCGATTTACAAAGCGAAAAAGCCGGATGTAGTCTTTATCGATATCATTCTTCCAGGAATGGATGGTCTCGAACTCGCGCGTAAAATTCGCGAAATCAATCCTGACCAGATCATCGTCATCATATCGGCAAGCAACGATATGAGCAAAATTTCCGAAGCGATTAAAATCGGTGTCGACAGCTTCATTCAAAAGCCTATCGATTCCAACAAGATCATCGATCTGCTCAAAAACATCAACCAGACCATCGCAAAACGCAAAAAGATCGAAACGAAAACCTTCTCGATCACCCTTCCCATGGATCTTTACGATCGCGTTCACGCCGATGCGAAAGTCGAGCGTATCTCCAAAAACGCGATGATCATCCGTGCACTCAAATCGTTCTACGATATCAAGCCATAA
- a CDS encoding A/G-specific adenine glycosylase, producing MNYSDIHIQLRQWYKSFGRHDLPWRKTNDPYVIYISEMMLQQTQVKTVLDRFFFPFLKRFPTLESIKASSIDEILHAWQGLGYYRRARYIHACAQIASPSLPTDPKELVKLPGIGKSTAHAIAAFSKHYPVAVLDANVKRILYRFFAKTEAKERELWKMAEILLDHEEPYIYNQAMMDLGATVCLPKSPKCEICPFASRCMGRESPMNYPQKRVLKKRPIKQKKIAVLQCGTKLFMRKRKTELLGGLWEFPEMEDLDLPVGNALHKIVQEYTHFKLEAELFLLQTKKSDHMTDGEWIDIASFGKLATSTLEKKILKVLFETDTH from the coding sequence ATGAATTATAGCGATATTCACATACAACTGCGTCAATGGTATAAAAGCTTCGGCCGGCATGATCTTCCATGGCGCAAGACGAACGATCCCTACGTTATCTATATCAGTGAAATGATGCTTCAGCAGACACAGGTCAAGACGGTTTTGGATCGTTTCTTTTTCCCTTTTCTGAAACGTTTTCCGACCCTTGAAAGTATAAAAGCCTCTTCGATCGACGAGATCCTTCATGCATGGCAGGGATTGGGTTATTACCGCAGGGCACGCTATATTCATGCGTGTGCACAGATCGCTTCGCCGAGTCTTCCGACCGATCCAAAAGAACTTGTCAAATTGCCGGGAATCGGCAAATCGACCGCTCATGCGATTGCGGCTTTTTCCAAACATTACCCCGTTGCGGTTTTGGATGCCAACGTCAAACGTATCCTTTACCGTTTTTTTGCAAAAACCGAAGCGAAAGAGAGGGAACTGTGGAAAATGGCGGAGATACTGCTCGACCATGAAGAACCGTACATCTACAACCAGGCGATGATGGATCTCGGAGCAACCGTCTGTCTTCCCAAATCGCCAAAATGCGAAATATGCCCTTTCGCATCACGATGTATGGGAAGAGAGAGCCCGATGAATTATCCTCAAAAAAGAGTTTTGAAAAAAAGACCTATCAAACAGAAAAAGATTGCTGTTTTACAATGCGGAACCAAGCTTTTCATGCGCAAACGCAAAACGGAACTTCTCGGCGGATTATGGGAATTTCCGGAAATGGAAGATCTTGATCTTCCCGTCGGCAACGCATTACACAAGATCGTACAGGAATATACCCACTTCAAACTGGAGGCGGAGTTGTTTCTCCTTCAGACAAAAAAGTCGGACCACATGACGGATGGAGAGTGGATCGATATCGCTTCTTTTGGAAAACTGGCGACATCGACCCTCGAAAAAAAGATTCTGAAAGTTCTATTTGAGACGGATACGCACTGA
- a CDS encoding CinA family protein, whose translation MKNRLVIIGKNLYLNSPFMEYIERELGHLGFLEQIIKLPETSSETVSLLQKQIQMDGNLVIVANKSAFTPISKLLATMIDDTLILKENLLIPSKSDIYDDNSFLVHHNGCTINIALAEPGHTLPMFLIEHSEKEGMLHLFKMDEESAGVLLEPLAKTHEIEISFTTLTPGWIQVECISKKYGQLDNFLKSVKQLLGPKVVESTNIFAYLIHKLSHAGKTVTFAESCTGGLIAAQLTSEPGSSTIFGGSLVTYSNRLKAGWLGVEKEVLEKFGAVSEACVKQMLTGAKEIAQADYALAVSGIAGPGGGTPQKPVGTVFIGAKSDTQTIVEELHFDGDRNYIQKQSMLYAYKLLFHVAEEDLF comes from the coding sequence ATGAAAAATCGTCTTGTCATCATTGGCAAAAACCTCTATCTAAACTCACCTTTCATGGAGTATATCGAACGTGAACTCGGGCATTTGGGATTTTTGGAACAGATCATAAAACTTCCCGAAACGAGCAGTGAGACCGTATCGCTCCTGCAGAAACAGATTCAAATGGACGGCAATCTCGTCATCGTCGCCAACAAAAGCGCATTTACACCCATAAGCAAACTCCTCGCCACCATGATAGACGATACCCTGATTCTCAAAGAGAATCTTCTAATACCCTCAAAAAGCGATATCTACGACGACAACAGTTTCTTGGTACATCACAATGGCTGTACGATCAATATCGCGCTGGCTGAACCGGGACATACCCTTCCCATGTTCCTCATCGAACACAGTGAAAAAGAGGGCATGCTGCATCTGTTTAAAATGGATGAGGAAAGTGCTGGCGTGCTCTTGGAGCCATTGGCCAAAACCCATGAAATCGAAATCTCTTTCACCACGCTCACACCGGGTTGGATTCAGGTGGAGTGCATCAGTAAAAAGTATGGGCAGCTTGACAATTTCCTAAAAAGTGTCAAACAACTGCTGGGACCGAAAGTTGTCGAATCGACGAATATTTTCGCTTACCTCATTCACAAACTTTCGCATGCTGGAAAAACGGTAACGTTTGCCGAAAGCTGTACCGGAGGACTCATCGCCGCACAACTGACGAGCGAACCGGGCTCATCCACCATTTTCGGAGGCTCGCTCGTTACCTATTCGAACAGACTCAAAGCCGGCTGGCTCGGTGTGGAAAAAGAGGTGCTCGAAAAATTCGGTGCCGTCAGTGAAGCGTGCGTAAAGCAGATGCTTACAGGAGCCAAAGAGATCGCCCAGGCCGACTATGCACTTGCTGTAAGCGGAATCGCCGGACCGGGCGGAGGGACACCTCAAAAACCGGTAGGAACCGTTTTCATTGGCGCCAAAAGCGATACCCAAACCATTGTCGAAGAGCTTCACTTCGATGGGGATAGAAACTATATTCAGAAGCAGAGCATGCTTTACGCCTACAAACTACTCTTTCATGTGGCCGAGGAAGATCTTTTTTAA